Proteins co-encoded in one Archangium lipolyticum genomic window:
- a CDS encoding SDR family NAD(P)-dependent oxidoreductase translates to MTSPTNIPLAIVGLGCNLPGADSPSRFMNLGLEGMRALKPAPEEWATGLGLHHALMGGFVEEEGRDWKRFRLPPNQVEKMHRMDRLLHLALLQATEDAGYGPEKSPGARCAIYLGATGLGVDGKIDQTLRLRTPEMREHLAAMLQEHAEGDKLLEAVDRHVSEHTPPITVESIPTTATIVAGRLSSMLDTRGGHLAIDAGTASSLAALKFASQSLQHGHCDVAVVGAVAPLLSPSSFGLLAARGWLAAEELLALDARSSGTLPGEGAVALVLCRLDDALADGQRIYAVLHGVTSEMNLKQGLSRMSRLVDRAARTCLDMTGVDPELVRHVEMQACGIPSLEDQEMLGLRSALGATRSELLTFSSAAPQVGFQQAASGLVSVMRAALALHGGMRPPISGLTTPRYETQSTLECPARPMKLPPRSYVGVSSLGWAGLAYHALLGSAPSREATPTVRPVRAPSQKFAIVGMGAVAPGASDAKSLWSNIITKADAIGDLPPSRFNVHRILNGLMGPGEIIPRLAGVVDLPAPDPRWLKLPPPQAAALDPAVVLFTKAAEEALEQAGYQPGQWNGRRVQVVVGQLPARAKEFQTEQRFVSERYLTLAEEALRAQGMSARKLLPLLETLRQSLLSAVPPLDENTLWYYSGMTCATRLASIHDFTGGVLAVDAACSSSLAAVHIALLSLANREADAVVAGGVAFNLAPEYVAPLAVLGFLSPRGTFPFDDRADGFVPAEGAGAIVIKRLEDAEATKDNILAVISGIGFSSDGRGTTLLAPNPKGQARAVERALEDAKAHPNQVGLLEAHGTGTRAGDLSEATAYGEVFQARGRDTPVPMGTLKSQIGHTSSASGMLGLIKAAFAVNQAFLPPMNGGEFPKSEIHFDKLPISLSLEGRPWPTPREGRRVAGVSTFALGGSNYHVVLEEHDNAHRIPKTPGPQPNVMGQPIPSRGLFAQRWRADLTPMSLSSERRYPVAGKKLLLLGDDPGMVASFTRVLTGRGARVLTVPLAGITDPLEVERRVRQASEDLGGADGVIDLAGFGPAEYFLTLGSARFARRTAETTARWHGTGRALYERLGDPKRTACYVAVTSMGGDFGFLGDGGNVLGGSTAGFLKALKQELPGAVIKIVDFEPSTSHWVLAETVTRELEEGSDRTEIGYLAGRRFVVGMRRADFAEGSQVLRKVDPSWVLLFSGGGRGAVFEVAKAVARLGPKVILTGRTPAPIGAEPYLALSDEAFEAFRKEEMVRRKKEDPTLTPVKFAESFDTIIRARELWRNLQEVYAQGLPIEYETCDIRNAADVRAMVDRVREYHGHIDGLVHGAMIEASKSLPDKTPGMVAATVDVKVMGLVHLLEATRRDDLKLMMCFGSGAGRFGNKGQTDYSAANDLMSKVTMAYAHRARSHMRCVTIDWTAWEGSGAAVRNREVVQGTGVSFITPAEGAYWFINELMLGRSEREVAIFEERLFREWPFLGASAEGPVPRKVYDDRGFLLVPSDFPMLECVEEHTPERLVATRTFDLTNDPFLLQHQLHSVPIMPGTFGFEMLSEGAALFRPDLAVLRGEELRIDTPLKFFKAPLTGEQSKGKPVHVTLTVEVLEQRGEEVTVHVETSSELALGGRTDLTQRRIHFRGRFVLGPAPRLEPGTGKLPDALPGARARSIFHLAKEPVYLGPLFCRAEWVYVGKSEVEGIIRAPRQREIFAHVARPHFQYDPLLLDAAFQVAANWDGYHHDLVSIPMGVEQMIRGRLRRTGESAYVKAKLLQVDGDEVTYDIEVQGEDGALLLGVKALWLRRLRPR, encoded by the coding sequence ATGACTTCCCCCACGAACATCCCTCTCGCCATCGTCGGGCTCGGTTGCAACCTGCCCGGTGCCGACTCCCCGTCGCGTTTCATGAACCTGGGCCTGGAGGGGATGCGCGCCCTGAAACCGGCCCCGGAGGAGTGGGCGACCGGGCTGGGCCTCCACCACGCCCTGATGGGCGGCTTCGTCGAGGAGGAGGGCCGGGACTGGAAGCGCTTCCGCCTGCCGCCGAACCAGGTGGAGAAGATGCACCGCATGGATCGGCTGCTGCACCTGGCGCTCCTCCAGGCGACGGAGGACGCGGGCTACGGCCCCGAGAAGAGCCCGGGCGCCCGGTGCGCCATCTACCTCGGGGCCACGGGCCTGGGCGTGGACGGGAAGATCGACCAGACGCTGCGCCTGCGCACGCCGGAGATGCGCGAGCACCTGGCGGCCATGCTTCAGGAGCACGCCGAGGGAGACAAGCTGCTGGAGGCCGTGGACCGGCACGTGTCGGAGCACACCCCGCCCATCACCGTGGAGTCCATTCCCACCACGGCCACCATCGTCGCCGGCCGGCTCTCCAGCATGCTGGACACGCGGGGCGGGCACCTGGCGATCGACGCGGGGACGGCCTCATCCCTGGCGGCGCTGAAGTTCGCCTCGCAGTCGCTGCAGCACGGGCACTGTGACGTGGCGGTGGTGGGCGCGGTGGCGCCGCTGCTCAGCCCCTCGTCCTTCGGTCTGCTGGCCGCGCGCGGCTGGCTCGCGGCGGAGGAACTGCTCGCGCTCGATGCCCGCTCCTCGGGCACGCTGCCCGGCGAGGGCGCCGTGGCACTCGTGCTGTGCCGGCTGGACGACGCGCTGGCGGATGGGCAGCGCATCTACGCCGTCCTGCATGGCGTCACCTCGGAGATGAACCTCAAGCAGGGCCTCTCGCGCATGTCCCGCCTGGTGGACCGCGCCGCGCGCACCTGCCTGGACATGACGGGGGTGGACCCGGAGCTGGTGCGGCACGTGGAGATGCAGGCGTGCGGCATTCCCAGCCTGGAGGACCAGGAGATGCTCGGCCTGAGGTCCGCGCTCGGCGCCACGCGCTCCGAGCTGCTGACGTTCTCCTCCGCCGCGCCCCAGGTGGGCTTCCAGCAGGCGGCCAGCGGGCTCGTCTCGGTGATGCGCGCGGCGCTGGCGCTCCATGGCGGCATGCGGCCCCCCATCTCCGGCCTCACCACGCCGCGCTACGAGACGCAGAGCACGCTGGAGTGCCCCGCCCGCCCCATGAAGCTGCCGCCCCGCAGCTACGTGGGCGTCAGCTCGCTGGGCTGGGCGGGACTCGCCTACCACGCGCTGCTCGGCTCGGCGCCGAGCCGCGAGGCCACGCCCACGGTGCGCCCGGTGCGCGCGCCCTCGCAGAAGTTCGCCATCGTCGGCATGGGCGCCGTCGCGCCAGGGGCCTCGGACGCCAAGTCCCTCTGGAGCAACATCATCACCAAGGCGGACGCCATCGGCGACCTGCCGCCCTCGCGCTTCAACGTCCACCGCATCCTCAACGGGCTCATGGGCCCCGGGGAGATCATCCCCCGGCTGGCGGGCGTGGTGGACCTGCCCGCGCCCGACCCGCGCTGGCTCAAGCTGCCGCCTCCGCAGGCCGCGGCGTTGGATCCGGCCGTCGTCCTCTTCACCAAGGCGGCGGAGGAGGCGCTGGAGCAGGCGGGGTACCAGCCCGGCCAGTGGAACGGGCGGCGCGTCCAGGTGGTGGTGGGCCAGCTGCCCGCCCGCGCCAAGGAGTTCCAGACCGAGCAGCGCTTCGTGAGCGAGCGCTACCTGACGCTGGCCGAGGAGGCGCTCCGGGCGCAGGGCATGTCGGCCCGCAAGCTGCTGCCGCTGCTGGAGACGCTGCGCCAGAGCCTGCTGTCCGCGGTGCCCCCGCTGGATGAGAACACGCTCTGGTACTACTCGGGCATGACGTGCGCGACGCGGCTCGCCTCCATCCACGACTTCACCGGAGGCGTGCTGGCGGTGGACGCGGCCTGCTCCAGCTCGCTGGCGGCGGTGCACATCGCCCTGCTGTCGCTGGCCAACCGGGAGGCCGACGCGGTGGTGGCCGGCGGCGTGGCCTTCAACCTGGCGCCGGAGTACGTGGCGCCCCTGGCCGTGCTCGGCTTCCTCTCCCCTCGCGGCACCTTCCCCTTCGACGACCGGGCGGACGGCTTCGTCCCGGCCGAGGGCGCGGGCGCCATCGTCATCAAGCGCTTGGAGGACGCGGAGGCGACGAAGGACAACATCCTCGCCGTCATCTCCGGCATCGGCTTCTCGAGCGATGGCCGGGGCACCACCCTGCTGGCGCCCAACCCCAAGGGCCAGGCGCGGGCCGTGGAGCGCGCGCTGGAGGACGCCAAGGCACACCCCAACCAGGTGGGCCTGCTGGAGGCGCACGGCACCGGCACCCGGGCTGGAGATCTCTCCGAGGCCACCGCCTATGGCGAGGTCTTCCAGGCTCGCGGCCGCGACACCCCGGTGCCCATGGGCACCCTCAAGTCGCAGATCGGCCACACCTCGTCGGCCTCCGGCATGCTGGGCCTCATCAAGGCGGCCTTCGCGGTGAACCAGGCATTCCTGCCGCCCATGAATGGCGGTGAGTTCCCCAAGTCGGAGATCCATTTCGACAAGCTGCCCATCTCCCTGTCGCTGGAGGGCCGGCCCTGGCCCACGCCGCGCGAGGGGCGGAGGGTCGCCGGGGTGAGCACCTTCGCCCTGGGCGGCTCGAACTACCACGTCGTCCTCGAGGAGCACGACAACGCCCACCGGATACCCAAGACGCCGGGGCCACAGCCCAACGTGATGGGCCAGCCCATTCCCAGCCGCGGGCTCTTCGCCCAGCGCTGGAGGGCGGACCTGACGCCCATGTCGCTCTCCTCGGAGAGGCGCTACCCGGTGGCGGGCAAGAAGCTCCTGCTGCTCGGAGATGACCCGGGCATGGTGGCCTCCTTCACCCGCGTGCTGACGGGCCGGGGCGCCCGCGTCCTCACGGTGCCCCTGGCGGGCATCACCGACCCGCTCGAAGTGGAGCGCCGGGTGCGCCAGGCCAGCGAGGACCTCGGCGGGGCGGACGGCGTCATCGACCTGGCGGGCTTCGGTCCGGCCGAGTACTTCCTCACGCTCGGCAGCGCCCGCTTCGCGCGCCGCACGGCGGAGACCACCGCGCGCTGGCATGGCACGGGGCGCGCCCTGTACGAGCGCCTGGGTGACCCGAAGCGCACCGCCTGCTACGTGGCCGTCACCTCCATGGGAGGGGACTTCGGCTTCCTGGGCGATGGCGGCAACGTGCTGGGTGGCTCCACCGCCGGCTTCCTCAAGGCGCTGAAGCAGGAGCTGCCGGGCGCGGTCATCAAGATCGTCGACTTCGAGCCGAGCACCTCGCACTGGGTGCTGGCGGAGACCGTCACGCGCGAGCTGGAGGAAGGCAGCGACCGGACGGAGATCGGCTACCTGGCCGGGCGCCGCTTCGTGGTGGGCATGCGCCGGGCGGACTTCGCGGAAGGCAGCCAGGTGCTGCGCAAGGTGGACCCGAGCTGGGTGCTGCTCTTCTCCGGAGGCGGGCGCGGCGCCGTCTTCGAGGTGGCCAAGGCGGTGGCTCGGCTGGGCCCCAAGGTCATCCTCACCGGGCGCACGCCAGCGCCCATCGGCGCCGAGCCCTACCTGGCGCTCAGCGACGAGGCGTTCGAGGCCTTCCGCAAGGAGGAGATGGTCCGGCGCAAGAAGGAGGACCCCACCCTCACGCCGGTGAAGTTCGCCGAGTCCTTCGACACCATCATCCGGGCGCGTGAGCTGTGGCGCAACCTCCAGGAGGTCTACGCGCAGGGCCTGCCCATCGAGTACGAGACGTGTGACATCCGCAACGCCGCGGACGTACGGGCCATGGTGGACCGGGTGCGCGAGTACCACGGCCACATCGACGGGCTGGTGCACGGCGCGATGATCGAAGCCTCCAAGAGCCTGCCGGACAAGACGCCGGGGATGGTGGCGGCCACGGTGGACGTGAAGGTGATGGGCCTGGTGCACCTGTTGGAGGCCACGCGGCGGGACGACCTGAAGCTGATGATGTGCTTCGGCTCGGGCGCGGGCCGCTTCGGCAACAAGGGCCAGACGGACTACAGCGCCGCGAACGACCTGATGAGCAAGGTCACCATGGCGTACGCGCACCGGGCGCGCTCGCACATGCGCTGCGTCACCATCGACTGGACGGCGTGGGAGGGCTCGGGGGCGGCGGTGCGCAACCGCGAGGTGGTGCAGGGCACCGGCGTCTCCTTCATCACCCCGGCCGAGGGCGCCTACTGGTTCATCAACGAGCTGATGCTGGGACGCTCCGAGCGCGAGGTGGCCATCTTCGAGGAGCGGCTCTTCCGCGAGTGGCCCTTCCTGGGCGCCTCCGCCGAGGGCCCCGTTCCCCGGAAGGTGTACGACGACAGGGGCTTCCTGCTCGTGCCCTCGGACTTCCCGATGCTCGAGTGCGTGGAGGAGCACACCCCGGAGCGGCTGGTGGCGACGCGGACGTTCGACCTCACCAACGACCCCTTCCTGCTCCAGCACCAGCTGCACTCGGTGCCCATCATGCCGGGCACCTTCGGCTTCGAGATGCTGAGCGAGGGCGCGGCCCTCTTCCGTCCGGACCTGGCGGTGCTGCGCGGGGAGGAGCTGCGCATCGACACCCCGCTCAAGTTCTTCAAGGCGCCGCTGACGGGGGAGCAGTCCAAGGGCAAGCCCGTCCACGTCACGCTCACCGTGGAGGTGCTGGAGCAGCGGGGCGAGGAGGTGACGGTGCACGTCGAGACCAGCAGCGAGCTGGCGCTGGGCGGCCGCACCGACCTGACGCAGCGCCGCATCCACTTCCGGGGACGCTTCGTGCTCGGACCGGCGCCACGCCTGGAGCCCGGCACCGGAAAGCTGCCGGACGCGCTCCCAGGAGCGCGGGCGCGCTCCATCTTCCACCTGGCCAAGGAGCCCGTGTACCTGGGCCCGCTCTTCTGCCGCGCCGAGTGGGTCTACGTGGGCAAGAGCGAGGTGGAGGGCATCATCCGCGCCCCCCGGCAGCGGGAGATCTTCGCCCACGTGGCCCGGCCGCATTTCCAATACGACCCGCTCCTGCTGGATGCCGCCTTCCAGGTGGCCGCCAACTGGGACGGCTACCACCACGACCTGGTGTCCATCCCCATGGGCGTGGAGCAGATGATCCGCGGCCGGCTGCGTCGCACCGGTGAGTCCGCGTACGTGAAGGCGAAGCTGCTGCAGGTGGACGGCGACGAGGTCACCTACGACATCGAGGTGCAGGGCGAGGACGGAGCCCTGCTCCTGGGAGTGAAGGCGCTGTGGCTGCGGCGGTTGCGTCCGCGGTGA
- a CDS encoding hotdog family protein, whose product MQPDTSQYPLLEDVSEVLRGESAVAKRDVRLPAELDAQLRTLSASLELEFLGEVGSLVYPDRVLVGMRDVRWFLRASGTSADAKLVGRARREADGEVTIFLSLEPVVAGSLPGTEEVTEEPIPVCRATLQFAHIYKPAPWPQQQQMLAPRSENLQNGKQLYASMGGHAERVPESLQVVSWARMNELGRIQGGITQPRQLTRLLPASRIQVAPAALEGALHLVKWLWYAFSGEGSREMTISELVWYRMPRRDERLLGEARLCGASVGLATFDAHVLGQDGIPVLELRGVGMASLPTEDPTPPPRLAWQSFVKSLTPR is encoded by the coding sequence GTGCAACCCGACACCTCGCAATATCCACTGCTCGAGGATGTCTCCGAGGTTCTCCGGGGGGAGAGCGCGGTCGCCAAGCGCGACGTGCGCCTTCCCGCGGAGCTCGACGCGCAGCTGCGCACGCTGTCCGCCTCGCTCGAGCTGGAGTTCCTGGGCGAGGTCGGCTCGCTGGTGTACCCGGACCGCGTCCTGGTGGGGATGCGGGACGTGCGCTGGTTCCTGCGCGCCTCCGGCACCTCCGCCGACGCGAAGCTGGTGGGGCGCGCCCGCCGCGAGGCGGATGGCGAGGTGACGATCTTCCTCTCCCTGGAGCCAGTGGTCGCCGGCTCCCTCCCGGGCACCGAGGAGGTCACCGAGGAGCCCATCCCCGTCTGCCGCGCCACCCTTCAGTTCGCGCACATCTACAAGCCGGCGCCCTGGCCCCAGCAGCAGCAGATGCTGGCCCCGCGCTCGGAGAACCTGCAGAACGGCAAGCAGCTGTACGCGTCCATGGGAGGCCATGCCGAGCGCGTGCCCGAGTCGCTCCAGGTCGTCTCCTGGGCCCGGATGAACGAGCTGGGCCGCATCCAGGGCGGCATCACCCAGCCGCGCCAGCTCACCCGGCTGCTGCCCGCCAGCCGCATCCAGGTGGCCCCCGCCGCGCTCGAGGGCGCGCTGCACCTGGTGAAGTGGCTGTGGTACGCCTTCTCGGGCGAGGGCTCGCGCGAGATGACCATCTCCGAGCTCGTCTGGTACCGCATGCCCCGGCGCGACGAGCGGCTGCTGGGCGAGGCCCGGCTGTGCGGTGCCAGCGTCGGGCTGGCCACCTTCGACGCGCACGTGCTCGGACAGGATGGGATTCCCGTCCTGGAGCTGCGCGGAGTCGGCATGGCCTCGCTGCCCACCGAGGATCCCACCCCTCCGCCCCGTCTTGCCTGGCAGTCGTTCGTCAAGAGCCTCACTCCGCGATGA